In Gossypium arboreum isolate Shixiya-1 chromosome 6, ASM2569848v2, whole genome shotgun sequence, the following are encoded in one genomic region:
- the LOC108485849 gene encoding metacaspase-9-like, protein MGKCTKRAVLVGCNYPKTQFGLHGCINDVNTIKAAILKFGFHESDINVLTDAPGSSVLPTGANIRDALNRMARDAKAGDVLFFYFSGHGTRIPIFQPGQPFKQDDAIVACDLNLITDVDFRRFVNRLPDGASFTILSDSCHSGGLIEKEKEQFGAEHTTTRD, encoded by the exons ATGGGTAAGTGTACGAAGAGAGCAGTTCTGGTGGGATGCAACTACCCCAAGACCCAATTCGGCTTGCATGGATGCATCAATGATGTGAATACCATAAAAGCTGCGATCCTGAAATTTGGGTTCCACGAAAGCGATATTAATGTCCTCACCGATGCGCCAGGGTCGTCGGTTCTGCCTACTGGTGCAAACATTAGGGATGCACTTAATAGAATGGCGCGCGATGCTAAAGCAGGAGATGTCCTATTTTTCTACTTCAGTGGACATGGAACACGCATTCCAATCTTTCAACCTGGCCAGCCTTTCAAGCAAGATGACGCAATTGTGGCTTGTGACTTAAATCTTATCACTG ATGTGGACTTCAGGCGTTTTGTTAACCGGCTACCAGATGGAGCAAGCTTCACAATCCTATCAGATTCGTGCCACAGTGGTGGTCTCATTGAAAAAGAGAAAGAACAATTTGGTGCTGAGCATACGACGACACGAGATTAG
- the LOC108485275 gene encoding metacaspase-9-like: MVSADVDFRHFVNRLLDGASFTILSDLCHSGGLIENEKKQFGAEHMTTPVNPNKPKPSNVKAKGIPFDEIHDAIVIAAGLLHGEVNISQKIYEIFGKDVSLKFHPHYVYGFMVLDPLKEEDAILLSGCEANETSYDLVLGIKPLGHSLMQ, translated from the coding sequence ATGGTTTCTGCAGATGTGGACTTCAGGCATTTTGTTAACCGGCTACTAGATGGAGCAAGCTTCACAATCCTATCAGATTTGTGCCACAGTGGTGGTCTCATTGAAAATGAGAAAAAACAATTTGGTGCTGAGCATATGACGACACCAGTAAATCCCAACAAGCCTAAACCATCTAATGTTAAGGCTAAGGGTATTCCTTTTGATGAGATACATGATGCGATAGTTATAGCAGCAGGCCTCCTACACGGTGAAGTAAATATTAGCCAAAAGATTTACGAAATCTTTGGAAAAGATGTGAGTCTCAAATTCCATCCTCACTACGTATATGGGTTTATGGTGTTGGATCCACTAAAGGAGGAGGATGCGATTTTATTAAGTGGGTGTGAAGCCAATGAGACATCATATGACCTGGTTTTGGGAATAAAGCCTTTGGGGCATTCACTGATGCAGTAG